From Denitrovibrio acetiphilus DSM 12809, the proteins below share one genomic window:
- a CDS encoding IS4 family transposase, with the protein MFENKSIQTEVQAALWKEFEIFRVIRALQLRTIAYRCGISKNQGVEPFSVLIALVFLTFLGKSVHHFVSHCRNSLFDLGGKDVFYRLSTRTSINWRRFMMDISLRVIKHFKSFSSWQQRVLVIDDTVIPKAGKKIEEVSWVFDHSKGKSVKGFSAVVLGWSDRSSFVPVDFALQRSSRKVFNQSTETEMDKRMLAWHRRQEAVKDKPTLVKEMLKRAKQKGLDAGAVLFDSWYCTPKLVSSIFHEIGYDVIAMLKTTPTLTVVLNGKVYSTKRLWECVVPALKKETVTIGKDRVFVSSTNAFFGETLVKLVFCQPSEKSKSKKPIILLSTDTSLTSAKIIETYGQRWAVEVLFKEAKSKLFFGKNQSRSFEANICFLTLSLVRFIILSYMERINGDFRHKGSLYEGLRYEVEELNILAFMEKFINQLLSIIDGAKETFAFFMDKLTGIQEMVRHSIQNLLFQRCET; encoded by the coding sequence ATGTTTGAGAATAAATCAATACAAACCGAAGTTCAAGCGGCATTATGGAAAGAATTTGAGATATTCCGAGTAATAAGGGCTCTGCAGCTGCGTACAATTGCCTATAGGTGCGGTATCTCAAAGAATCAGGGCGTTGAACCGTTTTCTGTTCTTATTGCCTTGGTTTTTCTGACGTTTCTCGGCAAAAGCGTTCACCATTTTGTTTCCCACTGCCGGAATAGCTTATTCGATTTAGGCGGTAAAGATGTTTTTTATCGTTTAAGTACACGTACAAGTATCAATTGGCGACGTTTTATGATGGATATATCGTTAAGGGTGATCAAGCATTTTAAATCATTCAGCAGCTGGCAACAGCGTGTTCTTGTCATTGATGACACAGTGATTCCGAAAGCCGGTAAGAAGATTGAAGAAGTCTCCTGGGTGTTTGACCATAGCAAAGGTAAAAGCGTGAAAGGCTTCAGTGCTGTTGTACTTGGCTGGAGTGATCGTTCGTCATTTGTTCCTGTAGATTTTGCTTTGCAGCGGAGCAGCAGAAAAGTATTCAACCAATCGACAGAGACTGAAATGGATAAGCGGATGCTGGCGTGGCATCGTAGACAGGAAGCAGTAAAAGACAAACCAACACTGGTAAAAGAAATGCTCAAACGGGCGAAACAGAAAGGGCTGGATGCAGGAGCGGTTCTGTTTGACAGCTGGTACTGTACGCCGAAGCTTGTTTCATCAATCTTTCATGAGATAGGCTATGACGTGATTGCCATGCTTAAAACTACACCGACATTAACTGTTGTATTAAATGGCAAGGTATACTCAACCAAACGCTTATGGGAATGCGTTGTTCCAGCTTTAAAGAAAGAAACAGTTACTATTGGTAAAGACAGGGTATTTGTATCATCCACTAATGCTTTTTTCGGTGAAACTCTTGTTAAGCTTGTCTTCTGTCAGCCATCAGAGAAAAGTAAATCGAAGAAGCCTATTATTCTGCTGTCAACGGATACCTCTTTGACATCGGCAAAAATAATTGAAACCTATGGGCAACGATGGGCGGTGGAAGTACTGTTTAAAGAAGCTAAGAGCAAGCTCTTCTTTGGGAAAAATCAATCCAGAAGCTTTGAGGCTAACATTTGCTTCCTGACACTGTCACTCGTTAGGTTTATCATTCTGAGCTATATGGAACGGATAAATGGTGATTTCCGTCACAAAGGCAGTCTGTATGAGGGTTTACGTTATGAAGTTGAAGAACTGAACATTCTGGCGTTTATGGAAAAATTCATAAACCAACTATTATCGATAATTGATGGTGCAAAAGAAACATTCGCATTTTTTATGGATAAATTAACTGGGATTCAAGAAATGGTAAGGCATTCTATCCAAAATTTACTATTTCAAAGATGCGAAACTTGA
- a CDS encoding response regulator transcription factor codes for MNKNSKILVIDDDVELCELLSEYLEAEGFSIKAVHNGKEGASTVIDSDFDLIILDVMLPGMGGFDVLKTIRSVKMTPILMLTAKGDDIDKILGLEIGADDYLPKPYNPRELLARIKAILRRYTSPHYSEKAQELTGGNFVLDTGKLTASYRGFPLGLTVVEFNILEMLLINIGRVVTREEIALKVLGRELSSFDRSIDVHISNIRKKASDTDIIKSIRGAGYQLIPEND; via the coding sequence ATGAACAAAAATAGCAAAATACTTGTCATCGATGATGACGTTGAACTTTGTGAACTGCTTAGCGAATATCTCGAAGCTGAAGGTTTCTCTATAAAAGCTGTGCATAACGGTAAAGAGGGAGCGAGCACTGTCATTGACAGTGACTTTGACTTGATAATACTCGATGTCATGCTGCCGGGAATGGGTGGGTTCGATGTGCTGAAAACTATCCGGTCGGTCAAGATGACGCCTATACTGATGCTCACTGCCAAAGGCGATGACATAGACAAGATACTCGGGCTGGAAATAGGTGCGGATGACTATCTGCCTAAACCGTATAACCCGAGAGAACTCCTAGCGAGAATCAAAGCAATACTCCGGAGATATACCAGTCCTCACTACTCAGAAAAAGCACAGGAGCTTACCGGCGGAAACTTCGTGCTGGACACAGGTAAACTCACAGCAAGCTACAGAGGCTTTCCCCTCGGATTAACAGTAGTTGAATTCAATATCCTTGAAATGCTGCTCATTAATATAGGCAGGGTTGTCACAAGGGAAGAGATAGCACTGAAAGTTCTGGGTAGAGAATTATCATCATTTGACCGCAGTATAGACGTACACATAAGCAATATCAGAAAGAAAGCATCTGATACCGACATAATCAAAAGTATCAGAGGGGCGGGTTATCAGCTCATTCCGGAGAATGATTAA
- a CDS encoding efflux transporter outer membrane subunit, whose amino-acid sequence MALRYCRLVLVFFVLAALAGCAGTTHRVSKSKLDEEIKYPDAFSFSGTGAVYDGKWWEVFGISELNILMEQMLENNKEIAGSYEGLKALQAALGISTADRMPSLSLETSAGDTYSTTGGSREWRDSYDISLTASYEVDIWGRIRSAVESDRMALLSGRFDTESLYMTLTAEFADRYFLYKSLASVLKMQEEILTLRQKQVKVLEMTYTSGIGSLDSIYTKQTTIAVLLEDISETKQSMLEAKYQMALLLGEADAGSVKISDSYNLAIPDLPEIIPGNIAEKRPDIRSAYASVLQINSDVAQAMANRYPKLSFSASAGYSGDEISSLITPENFVTKLIANLTAPIFDAGNLKNQQLRQEYLLKQEIQNYYQAVLEGLKEVSDSLADNMQNEQALKLSQKKVGIEENRLRIAEMKYKSGIEDYSTVLDNKISLLSGWITEVNARRSLISSRVELARASGGSWADGLVDERLAGLPDLQETR is encoded by the coding sequence ATGGCGTTACGCTATTGCAGACTTGTTTTAGTTTTTTTTGTACTTGCTGCACTCGCAGGCTGTGCCGGAACAACGCATAGGGTTTCTAAAAGCAAACTGGACGAAGAGATAAAATATCCGGATGCTTTTAGTTTCAGCGGTACAGGTGCAGTTTATGATGGCAAATGGTGGGAAGTTTTCGGCATCTCCGAGTTGAATATCCTGATGGAGCAAATGCTTGAAAACAATAAGGAGATCGCAGGATCTTATGAAGGTTTGAAAGCTCTCCAGGCAGCTCTGGGGATAAGTACGGCAGACAGGATGCCTTCACTCAGTCTGGAAACTTCTGCCGGAGATACTTACAGCACAACAGGCGGTTCCAGAGAGTGGAGAGACAGTTATGATATTTCCCTTACTGCTTCTTATGAAGTGGATATATGGGGACGTATCCGGTCGGCTGTGGAGTCGGACAGAATGGCGCTGCTGTCGGGCAGGTTCGATACAGAAAGTCTTTATATGACGCTGACAGCTGAGTTTGCTGACAGATATTTTTTATATAAGTCCCTCGCCTCTGTTCTGAAGATGCAGGAAGAAATTCTGACTCTGCGTCAGAAGCAGGTTAAGGTGCTGGAGATGACTTATACGTCGGGGATAGGCAGTCTTGACAGTATTTATACAAAGCAGACGACTATTGCAGTTTTGCTGGAGGATATTTCGGAGACAAAGCAGTCTATGCTGGAGGCGAAATACCAGATGGCTCTTCTGCTGGGGGAGGCGGATGCAGGTTCTGTCAAGATATCGGATAGCTACAACCTCGCTATACCTGATCTGCCGGAAATTATTCCCGGAAACATAGCAGAAAAGAGACCTGACATACGCTCAGCCTATGCTTCGGTTCTTCAGATTAACAGTGACGTAGCTCAGGCTATGGCAAACAGATACCCTAAGCTCAGCTTTTCTGCTTCTGCCGGTTACAGCGGCGATGAGATAAGCAGCCTTATTACTCCTGAGAACTTCGTAACTAAGCTCATTGCAAACCTCACAGCTCCGATTTTTGATGCAGGAAATCTAAAAAATCAGCAGCTAAGGCAGGAATACCTTCTTAAACAGGAGATACAGAATTATTATCAGGCGGTACTCGAAGGGCTGAAAGAGGTCAGCGACTCTCTTGCAGACAATATGCAAAACGAGCAGGCGCTAAAACTCAGCCAGAAAAAGGTCGGAATAGAAGAGAATCGTTTACGTATAGCAGAGATGAAATATAAATCAGGCATTGAAGACTATTCAACTGTTTTGGATAATAAAATCAGCCTGCTGTCAGGGTGGATCACCGAGGTGAATGCCAGAAGATCGCTTATCAGCTCAAGAGTCGAGCTGGCGAGAGCATCTGGCGGCAGCTGGGCAGATGGACTTGTGGATGAAAGACTTGCAGGACTTCCAGATTTACAGGAGACAAGATGA
- a CDS encoding ABC transporter substrate-binding protein has product MICKKCCLIIFIFFTFFLCSIAADRTYRLQLVWHHQFQFAGYYMALEKGFYAEAGLDVEILPVKKDSTPINEVLSNNADFGITTSGVVLNYFDGYPLVSVAAIFQKSPLVFITKADSGIETIWDMEGRKVMLLDDMSSLELVSLLKKYGMLNKIIRQPSSFEIQDIIDGRTEVFNGYRSNEPYELESKNVKTNIIDPFDYGVKFYGDILFTTSQMIFDYPEDVEAFKQASIRGWKYALAHTEEAIDVIKNVYNSPKTKAHLRYEANIIQELTQYDLVPLGFQSSERWEQIADMLMGIGVVGRTRDLSGFIYEAPEAINWEQMKAVVFVFTIVLLLVVLWRYITLFNAKKTILEKENMMILQSKYAALGEMLGAITHQLKQPLNGISIILQNIEDSSGRKDEQKWVGHGLELVQHMSATIDGFRMFYRNERMDREFSVALSVCGAFELSSGYLKYYNINYILSCSCGKRETLCDPSNCEDAHKHCDITLYGNSNEFKQVIMNLIQNSREALMNLEQEEKEIRVNLAFDGELIRIEFSDNGPGIQPEILDQIFEPDFTEKDDGTGLGLYMSKKIVEDHYNGTIRAENADFGARFIISFPVN; this is encoded by the coding sequence ATGATTTGTAAAAAATGCTGTTTAATTATATTTATCTTCTTCACGTTTTTTTTATGCTCTATCGCAGCAGACCGTACATATCGCCTTCAGCTAGTGTGGCACCACCAGTTTCAGTTTGCTGGTTACTATATGGCTCTGGAAAAAGGCTTTTATGCGGAAGCAGGGCTTGATGTTGAAATCCTTCCTGTTAAAAAAGATTCTACTCCTATAAATGAAGTGCTTAGTAACAACGCTGATTTCGGTATAACAACTTCCGGTGTTGTGCTGAATTATTTCGACGGATACCCACTGGTTTCAGTGGCTGCGATATTTCAGAAAAGTCCATTGGTGTTTATAACAAAAGCTGATTCGGGTATTGAGACAATATGGGACATGGAAGGCAGGAAAGTTATGCTGCTTGACGATATGAGCAGCCTTGAGCTTGTCTCTCTTTTGAAAAAATATGGGATGCTGAACAAAATAATCAGACAGCCGTCCTCTTTTGAAATACAGGATATTATAGACGGAAGAACCGAGGTCTTTAATGGATACAGAAGCAACGAACCTTACGAACTGGAGAGTAAGAATGTTAAGACAAATATTATTGACCCTTTCGATTATGGCGTAAAATTCTACGGTGATATTCTTTTTACTACTTCCCAGATGATTTTTGACTACCCCGAAGATGTGGAAGCTTTTAAGCAGGCAAGCATCAGAGGGTGGAAGTACGCCCTCGCACATACAGAAGAGGCGATAGATGTTATTAAAAATGTATATAATTCCCCCAAAACAAAAGCACATCTGCGTTATGAAGCAAATATTATACAGGAGCTAACACAATATGACCTTGTGCCGCTGGGGTTTCAGAGCAGCGAGAGGTGGGAGCAGATAGCAGATATGCTCATGGGGATAGGAGTTGTCGGGCGAACCCGTGACCTGAGCGGATTCATTTATGAAGCACCGGAGGCTATAAACTGGGAGCAGATGAAGGCTGTGGTTTTTGTGTTTACGATAGTGCTTTTGCTAGTTGTTCTATGGCGTTATATCACGCTTTTTAATGCTAAGAAAACTATTCTGGAAAAAGAGAATATGATGATTCTACAATCAAAATATGCGGCTCTCGGTGAAATGTTGGGCGCAATCACCCACCAGCTGAAACAGCCTCTTAACGGGATCAGTATTATTTTGCAGAATATTGAAGATTCGTCCGGCAGAAAAGATGAGCAGAAGTGGGTGGGACATGGGCTGGAGCTCGTTCAGCATATGTCTGCCACTATTGATGGTTTTCGTATGTTCTACCGCAATGAGCGCATGGACAGAGAGTTCAGTGTTGCGTTATCTGTTTGCGGCGCTTTTGAGCTCAGCAGCGGGTATCTGAAATATTATAACATCAATTACATTTTGAGCTGTTCATGCGGAAAGCGTGAAACTTTATGTGATCCATCAAATTGTGAAGATGCCCATAAGCATTGTGATATAACACTTTACGGTAACTCAAATGAATTCAAGCAGGTCATAATGAATCTGATTCAAAACTCCAGAGAAGCACTGATGAATCTGGAACAGGAAGAAAAAGAGATCAGAGTTAATCTGGCATTTGACGGAGAGTTAATTCGTATTGAGTTCAGTGATAACGGACCAGGCATACAACCGGAAATTCTGGATCAGATATTTGAGCCGGATTTCACAGAAAAAGATGACGGAACAGGTCTTGGATTGTATATGTCTAAAAAGATCGTAGAGGATCATTATAACGGAACTATACGAGCAGAGAATGCAGACTTCGGTGCGCGTTTTATAATCTCATTTCCTGTAAACTGA
- a CDS encoding ATP-binding protein — translation MKMPSRSIYFKVFFGLWITLMVFALTPLFLFLLGSQDNRETFSNLTKKQTAKELYSEIKQAAHENSINQLLSLINEAEKKLGSSIYIFKDNNMSELQNRKYPEGTRKLIKEMHDGKVVLIKRFSEDPADMRLIKVVKAGDFILISYPEDTDTHLSILPILSYHLHILIHIFLLAAIASFVIVRYFVKPLLTISQASQKIAEGDFSVRVSHQVKSKDEIGKLAKDFDLMAGKLEQNRQNQETILRNISHELRSPLTRLRLSLELARTKSDKKIYPALDRIEKESERLNEMIGKLLEISRIKGSDDIRMEILKIETIIKPVLRDCGFEAENTGKKLNVHYLPDVKIKGNTELITSAVENIVRNAIKYSEHTVNIDITENAKAVVLRISDDGSGVKEEHLESIFTPFYRVQDDRDRKTGGTGLGLAIAKAIIDAHSGEITAFNNGNNGLTVEITLPSN, via the coding sequence ATGAAAATGCCCTCACGAAGTATTTACTTCAAAGTTTTCTTCGGACTCTGGATAACACTTATGGTGTTTGCACTTACTCCTCTTTTCCTTTTTCTGCTTGGCAGTCAGGACAACAGGGAGACATTTTCCAACCTCACCAAAAAACAAACAGCAAAAGAGCTTTACAGCGAAATCAAACAAGCCGCACATGAAAACAGCATAAACCAGCTCTTAAGCCTGATAAATGAAGCAGAAAAAAAGCTCGGTTCCAGCATATATATCTTTAAAGACAACAACATGTCTGAGCTTCAAAATAGAAAATATCCGGAAGGCACAAGAAAACTTATTAAAGAGATGCACGACGGCAAGGTCGTACTTATTAAACGTTTTTCAGAAGATCCGGCAGATATGCGGTTGATAAAGGTTGTTAAAGCAGGGGACTTTATACTGATAAGCTATCCTGAAGACACAGACACTCATCTCTCTATTCTGCCAATTTTGTCTTATCACCTTCATATACTCATACACATATTTCTTCTGGCTGCGATAGCCAGCTTTGTTATAGTAAGGTACTTTGTAAAACCACTGCTGACAATAAGTCAGGCATCACAGAAAATTGCAGAAGGGGACTTTTCCGTGAGAGTTTCTCATCAGGTCAAGTCAAAAGACGAAATAGGCAAACTTGCAAAAGATTTCGACCTTATGGCAGGAAAACTCGAGCAAAACAGGCAAAATCAGGAAACAATCCTGCGTAATATCTCACATGAGTTACGCTCACCGCTGACACGACTCAGGCTGTCACTGGAACTTGCCAGAACCAAATCAGACAAAAAAATATATCCTGCACTGGACAGAATAGAAAAGGAATCTGAACGCCTTAATGAAATGATAGGCAAACTCCTTGAAATATCCAGAATAAAAGGCTCCGATGACATCCGCATGGAGATACTCAAAATCGAGACTATAATTAAACCTGTACTGAGAGACTGCGGGTTTGAAGCTGAGAATACCGGTAAAAAACTGAATGTACATTATCTCCCGGACGTAAAAATAAAAGGAAACACAGAGCTTATAACGAGCGCTGTGGAGAATATTGTCAGAAACGCTATCAAATACTCTGAACATACAGTAAATATAGATATTACAGAAAATGCAAAAGCAGTTGTTCTGAGAATCAGCGACGATGGCTCCGGAGTAAAAGAGGAACACCTGGAGAGCATATTCACCCCATTTTACCGTGTGCAGGACGACAGAGACCGAAAAACAGGCGGCACAGGCTTAGGACTTGCAATAGCGAAAGCAATAATTGACGCTCACTCGGGAGAGATAACAGCTTTTAACAATGGAAACAACGGTCTTACTGTCGAGATCACTCTTCCGTCAAACTAG
- a CDS encoding efflux RND transporter periplasmic adaptor subunit, with product MMIRSIIKVAVPVLIIIAALAVVAWQMNSKPVPRTIQAKKITPIVRTDYVELVENYRYQVAGYGAVAAAGEVNIVSEVSGKIIWVSDKMKTGGMFRKGEPLYRIDDTDYVAALDSSLSALRNAEYELKKVEEEAGVSLKEWEMWNSSPGQKDEPGELIAYGPQLAASRAAVKDAESAVVSARSDLAKVVYKAPFDSIVTEESIEYGKVINNGESAGTLVRTDRYEINLPMAAKDAVRIRFSEDTELASDGYVELAEGEYNWKWDIYAERILPDADSSTGMLQAILVVSDPFDTREGARPILPIGANVRAVVKDHREQTMVRIPDQALHEGTVVWVLSDDNKVQIRDVKVVEVRGDYIYIGEGLSAGEEIIISDLEGILDGMPVRTTGGKTADKGAQDRPDVKQPGGDV from the coding sequence ATGATGATAAGAAGTATTATTAAGGTCGCTGTACCTGTTTTGATTATAATTGCCGCTTTAGCTGTCGTTGCGTGGCAGATGAACAGCAAGCCGGTACCGAGAACTATACAGGCGAAAAAGATTACTCCGATTGTTCGTACTGATTATGTTGAGCTTGTGGAAAACTATAGATATCAGGTTGCCGGATACGGTGCAGTTGCTGCTGCCGGTGAGGTGAATATTGTTTCTGAGGTTTCCGGCAAGATTATATGGGTCAGCGACAAAATGAAAACCGGCGGTATGTTCAGAAAGGGGGAGCCTCTGTACAGGATTGATGATACAGATTATGTTGCTGCGCTTGACTCTTCCCTGTCTGCACTCAGAAATGCCGAATACGAACTAAAAAAGGTTGAAGAGGAAGCGGGCGTCTCTCTGAAAGAGTGGGAGATGTGGAACTCCTCTCCCGGGCAGAAAGATGAGCCTGGTGAGCTTATTGCTTACGGCCCCCAGCTTGCAGCGTCAAGAGCTGCTGTAAAAGATGCTGAGTCTGCTGTCGTGAGTGCCCGTTCTGATCTGGCAAAAGTTGTTTACAAAGCTCCTTTTGATTCAATTGTTACGGAAGAGTCTATTGAGTATGGCAAAGTGATAAATAACGGAGAATCAGCAGGCACTCTTGTCCGTACAGACAGATATGAGATTAATCTGCCAATGGCGGCGAAAGATGCAGTACGCATCAGATTCTCTGAAGACACGGAGCTTGCCTCTGACGGCTATGTTGAACTTGCCGAAGGGGAGTACAACTGGAAATGGGACATATACGCTGAACGTATCCTGCCTGATGCAGACAGTTCGACAGGGATGCTTCAGGCGATACTTGTTGTCAGCGACCCATTCGATACCAGAGAAGGAGCAAGACCGATACTTCCCATTGGTGCGAATGTGCGTGCAGTTGTCAAAGACCACAGAGAACAGACTATGGTGCGCATACCCGATCAGGCATTACATGAAGGAACTGTCGTGTGGGTGCTCTCTGATGATAATAAAGTTCAGATAAGAGACGTTAAGGTTGTTGAAGTGAGAGGAGATTATATCTACATAGGAGAAGGTCTTTCGGCTGGCGAGGAAATAATCATCTCTGACCTTGAAGGTATCCTTGACGGTATGCCTGTAAGAACTACGGGCGGTAAAACTGCTGATAAGGGTGCACAGGACAGACCGGATGTCAAGCAGCCCGGAGGTGACGTGTGA